From Amaranthus tricolor cultivar Red isolate AtriRed21 chromosome 4, ASM2621246v1, whole genome shotgun sequence:
GTTCCATCAAACATAAATTACTTCATCTTTTGACTTTAAAGGACTACAGTAATGCGGAAAATCACATACAGGCTATATCCCTAATTTAATGTATAACGTGGGCAAAATCCACTTATTCTCCCTTCAACCTTGGATAAGATTAGGAGGGAAGACCATAGGATCCACTCCCAAAAAGAGAATCAAAATGGCATTTGTTAACAatcaacttaatttgatatattcatCCATTTTTATTCTTACGACTACTGTTAATTGTTCAGGTGATTAAGGTATCTGTTAGATATTGGCAAACCTAATTACAAGAAATATGGTTTCATAAACTTTCCAAAATTTGAAAGATTAGGAAGGAAAAATGAATCCCCTTCATCAATAATATCAAGGTTTCTTCTACGGTCTTACTATTCATGTTGGGCTGAGCATCAAGAGCATATTGGGAATCAATTCGTAACAAAACAGTTCATTCCATTACAATATGTTCACAAagctcaaataaaataaaataataccaacATAAATCTTATGGGGGGAAGATGCGGATAACGAAATGGAATGTATTTATTTTAGCCCTAACCAAACCTCAGGAAAGAATCATAACAAGTGTTTCTAGCAGCTGATAGTTTCTAAGTCTGATTTACAACGGGCAACTAGAATCACTTTCACTAATTATAACCCACATTAACTTCAAATAAGTATTAAACTAGAAGTATACCTGCGCTTTCACTATCCCTCAATCTATGTCAAAACTGGCTACCTACATGATAAGTGCCTTTCAAAAACTCAATAACTAATTTGATCCAATTCAAACAAGGAAAGAACACCCAATGAATACTCCTATCCCTTCAAGTGTTAAAGCCTTAAGGAAAATTTCATGGAATCAAAATCCCAAAGCATTAGGAGGTGCACATGTCACACACTTCAGGTGCTAAGTTGTGAAAGTATATTTAATCAACAAAATTAGCATTTGATCTAACTTTGATTACTGAGCTATTGTTTCTTGAATCCAATAAAAAGTAGAAGAAATACTGATGGAATGGATTCAGATCCAATAAAAACTTTTGGTGCTCCGAGTTTCACACTCATTACATGAGTGGCAGAGCTCAATGTTTTCTGTGAAGTGAGCCACCTTGCAAGTTGCAAACTATGTTTCAGATTTCAAAAGAGTTGGATTCATTATACTAAACCAAAACAAATACAGAAAGCTTAGCCAACAAAAGTTCAACAGGATTTATTAAACATTTTAATTATTGAGATTATTTGAGTGTCAAAGATGAGCATGCAAGAAGCAGTAACAATCACTCCATCTCCATTGCAGCAACACTCAGCATagcattttttatttaataaaataaaatttgtaaacaGATACATTGCCAGTGCATAAAAGCAATTCAACACGACCAGGCTATGTTCCTGCATACCTGGAAGCAGATTCAATTATGTTACCTCTCGGTTCGTTTTAAAAAAGCTCCAAAGTTCTTCTCTCAAAGTAGACTCCCTGTACGACGGCTCTAAGCCAGCAAATAAGACATCCTCGCAGTACTGCAGATAGGTTGGTAAATCCTTGGAATATTCTGTCAAATTCCAATAGGAAAAGAAAGGACAATCAGAAAGATACAAAGAAACCTTCACAGCAAAATTAACATCTATATTTGAAAAATAGTAGATAAACAGTAAATCTTTGTTCAAGAATAGAAAATTCTCCACAATTACCAAATTTATTACTAAAGGCATCGTATCTTCTTTCAAGATTGTGCAAAAGCTCAATACTTTCAGATTCAAATTTATGAACTGACGACTTTGTTCTATGTTTTCCAGAAACATCTTCATCACCTCTCTTTGCATTGGACTTGTCAAACCTTGTTGTCTGATCATTCATAGAAGAGGAGTCAATTGGAGCAGAAACAGCTCTTTCCCATTTGCCAAAACCATTAAGGTTATAAAGAATCCTCATTGTTACAATCAGTATTGACATCACACAAACACGACTAGGAAGCTTTTCCGCTCTTGTACACAACCATAAATCAGGAGGCATGCACCACTCGTGTATGCGGCATACAAATGGAATGAGTTTATCTACTGGAAGTGATAACTGCTTCAAATAACGACAGGCTATTTTGTAAAAGTTAACGGGAGGTAGACTCAAGCCTACAGACTGAGCTATAGATGCTGCCATAGACTCTAGTTTCTCTGTAGGAAGATTTGAAGGGCTAAACAAAGAACTTGCTTGTATAGGACATATGACGGAAACATGTTGATTATACCTCTCAATTTGTTTGATGGACTCTGCAATTTTAGGGAAAACACCAAAGTAAGGAAGCTTTCCTTCAATAGCCCACTTTGCTATATCATTAGGAAGTACTGGTTCCCTAGCAATATGACAAGCCAAATACGAAATAGCTAAGGAACTTGACAGGGGAATCGCCTTTTTCAAGGATCTACACCATATCACTACCATACGTTCATTATGCAGATTTCGAGGCTCATTTTTACGAGAATTTCCTATGTGTTGTCTCCTTTCCCctgaaataaaaaacaataaggaTGCACAATCAAATTACTTCTATAAAGGATAGAGATCAAAAAATACTTCTAAGTGACAACACAGAAGCTTCAAAAAATACAAATGCAGACCCCAATTTTGAAATCTAAAGATAGTGCCAGGACAAATGAATGAAGCTATCAGTGGCTCACTATTTTAGcttcttaatattaattattctaTTAATCAAGAGTATTGATGTGactcaataaacaaaatttgtaAGTTGAAATGATGGCTTGGTAGTTGCATTGTAGAGCAAGGAGTTTAGTATTACATTTTGTGTTGCGTAGGGATGTGGGTGGGAGCTTGGGAGCTGTAAGATGAAGCTTAAAGCAGCGCATGTCATGAGCAGTGAAAAAGTAGTTCGTTGGGTGCAGGTAGCTGAGCGCTAGGGCGAGCAGCTGATTAATGGAATAGAAAATGAGGCCAATATGTCACACAGCAGCCgctttttaacaaattttagCGCAAAACCCCATTATGTAACTTGTTATTTAAAACCATGGAGTAACAAGCAATATAAGTTGTTATTCTATTATATTAGacattattatcttttttaagTGTATCAGATACTAATAATAGGTCTATTATAAGCTTTAttttaatacttctatatgaTATACAAAACTTGAACTACTAtgataaaatgattttattaaGTTAACAATTCACGTTGCCATGTCAGCAAAACAAGTTGTAACAACCCCAGGTGCAGCATCGCAATGACGCAATCGTTGCCGCAATCACGATgataatttgtgatttttttttctatgaaccGAGCACCATATCACCTATGCGAGCAGTGCTTGAGCTCACCTACTTGGCTGCTAGAAGTGTTCTGCCCAGGTAGGCTGAGCTATGTTCGGGCGATCAACAGTTACCTTAACCTTCTCATTTGCTGATGCCATTTACTCGAATAAGTACCTCTTGTGCTTGGATGAGGAACTACTTTTCTTCACATGGGTTTGAATTAAAAGAAACTTAGTCCTAACAAGGAGTTATTCCTGATTCAAAACTACACTATAGCtagcaaagaaagaaaatatagCCTTCTCGTGATAACTGGAAAAAATAGCATAATTGGAAGTATATTTCTCATGTCTAACTGAATCTGTCCTTTGATCAACGGCTTGATCAGCCCAACCAAATAAACTAACACAGATGGATACTTCAAATTAAGTCAAGGTAAATTTCAGgcaaataatcaataaaacaaACTAACAAATCAACAAAATTGCAACTTCTAACTAATGCAAAcggaaaagggaaaaaaaaacacctttttcaGAGTCTAACACAGTTTGATCAGCCCAACCATTATGAAAAATCTGGGCAGAAGCAACAAAGCGCGACCAAATAGAACCAGAAATCCCACAAATCAATGGAGTAACCCCGCATTTCTCAACAAGAGCTTCACACTGAAGCTGTAGCATCAACTGAACACCCAAAACATATCTCATTCGCAGAGCATTATAATACTGTTCTGCATTAAAAATCATCCCTTTTGGGGTTCTCCCAAAATCAGCAGGTTCAATGGGACCCACATGGTCGACTTGGGGTTCAACTGAAGAATATTGGTGAACACTGCGTTTGTGGGCAACGGAGTAGAGACCTCCGCCACCGCCACCATCCCCCATTCCAATAAAGTCATCATCGTTAGCCAAGTCGACGAGACCTTCGGCTTGTGAGTTGCAATTAGAGCAATAAAAGTGACCATCGTCGTCAGCATAAAGGCCTTGATGATCGCATATGGTGCACACTAATTGGCTTGCGTCGACTTCCGCCATTAGTGGTTGTTGCGTGATGGAAAAATTGATGACCTGCTGTATAAAATTCACCTATTATTGTAATCTATGGTAAAATTCACCAAACCAATCAAATTATCAACCAAATCCTGAAACGAGTAAACTCAAATTACTCGATTTAGTGCCACTAAAATCATCAATCTTCTAATTCTATCAAAATTGGACAACCTTGACTACTTGTTCCTCAACAtcataattcatcatcatcatcattatcatcccaATGAGTCCCGCCCAAGGTAGGCTCTGCGGAAGGTGGAAAAGAAGACGGACCAATACCCTCATTACGAGGAGGTCGCGATCGAAGGGAGCCCCTAAATTTGAGTATCGCCAGACATATGAAGTCCATACAAAGGAAAAACCCGGGAATAGAAGGCATAAAACACATAACATACAAACACAACACCATCCAGGAAGATAAAACTAACCAAACAAACGACTAAGACATgatactaaaaaaattaaaataataatgagaCTCACTTACATGGATCCTGCATCTCTAACTAGTCCTATCCCAAGTCAAGTCCTCTAAGAGGCGCAATTCATCCAAGTCCTTCCTAATTTGTTCTTCCCACGTTTtcttaggtcttcctcgacctcTTTTACCATCGATTGTGATGCATTCCAGTCTTCTCACCAGTGCATCGCTAGCTTTCCTTTGCACATGatctaaccacctcaatctaCCTTCACGCAACTTTGACCCCTAGTTTCACTCTAATAACCTCAATCCTGATTCTATCCATCCTAGTGTGGCCGCACTTCAGCATACGCATCTCCACAACTTTAATCTTCCTCTCATGCGTTTTCTTGATGGGCCAACATTCTGTCCATATAACAAGGCGGGCCTTACTGCCTCCTGATAGAATTTACCTTTTAGTTTAAGCGGAAACTTCTTATCGCATAGTGCCCCAATAGTTGCTCTCCATTTAAGCCACCCGAGTTGCACTCAATGCGTTACATCTTTATCTATCTCCTATCGCTTTGGATAATTAGTCTAAATACTTGAAATTTGGTCAAATTAGCAACCTCATTACCTCCCACAGTCACTCGTATATCTCTCACTTGTTCCTCCCCACTAAAATTGCATTTTAGGTACTCTATTTTGGTGCGGCTTATGCGCAACACTTTTCCTTTAAGAGTAACTCTACACACCTCTAATTTCGCCTTGGCTTCTTTGGATTCTGCTACGAGCACAATGTTGTCGACATAGTTATTAGAATGTTGATCCTGATCTACGATTCTACAATCTTACAATCCAAAAGGCGATTGATCCGAATCGTAGGTAGAATCTCAATATTGATTGAAACGTGCGATCctacttagctcaagaatttaggTTGAAGGATAATAACATGAttttacgatcctacgatccaatGATTCAATCCTACAAAGGTCTACAAGGGTAGTTTCAatcataaacaaaaattaaataatctaGAATTCActaatgtataaatatatatttaaattaattatatctaCACCACCATAAAATTTAagtattttcatgattttcattctaaaaatgattattaagttatctatttcaaaacataatagatgaagtcaaataagtttttatttacaccttaatattttaaaaagaacaaatataattgataatcagttATCGAAAGCACATTTATACATATTTGTACGATCACAAGATtctacgattcgattctaccgATTTCGATCCTGCCCCCTCAACGATTATAGGTAAAATTTTGATCCTAACAACCTTAGTCGTCCGCAAATAACATGCACCAGGGTAAGGTATCTTTGATGTCCTTAGAAAGTTCATTAAGGATAAGAAAAAGCTTAGAGGTGATCAGTTGAACCCTAGGGTAGACCCACTTGGACTATAAAAGGTTATGTTGTCCCATCGTTGTCTGGATGCTAGTCATAGCTCCCTCATACATATCTTGGATTACCTTAATATACTTCAATTGAATTACTTTTGCTCTAAGGCTATTCTAGATAATGTCGCATGGGACGCTATCATAAGTTTTTTCCAAATCGATGAATACCATATTTAGATCTCTCTTTCGGTCCTTGAGAGTTATGAGTCACTCTTTCAACCTTCGTTATTCCCCTATCCTCATTTGAAAAGATGAGAGAAATAGTCTCGCCACCTTGTCTTGATGTCCTCTAGCTtcaacaaaatttttctttttacatACTTAATGTACTTCACTGACTCGAAGTCTCGCCTTTTCCAAGCTCGGCCTTTGCGATCTTAAATAAATAGGCTTCACCCTCTTTAGTGTCTAAATTCTCATAAAAATTGTCATAAGCTAAGGTTTTTGCCTCTACTACTGCTTTCTTTGTCGCTCGTCTAATATTTCTATAGTGCTCTCTCTCTTGTTAATCTGGTCTACTTCTTTTGTGCAGTTCATAAGCTTCTTAAAACTCTTAagcttttccttaatttttcaCTTCGTCATTCTACCACCACATATCCTTATATGCTTTTGGCTTCACCTTCAATTCCCCATGGGTCTTATCTTGCAACCAATCTGATGGTTTGTGCCAAACTATCCCACATTTGGTTAGCATCTTTAAAATGCCTAAAAAACCCCATCGAGCTAATCCTCAGTGTGAATGTTGTGCACACTTTATCTCTTAGATTACCCCATAAAATATGTTTCCTCAAATCCTCCTCCTTTTAACTCTTTTTCGCATCCTTATAGCCATGACTAGTAGACAGTCTCCTAGAACAACCTTACAATCCATGTACATGGCACAATCCCCTCTGTGGACTAACACATAATCAACTTGGGTTGCATATCCATCGAACCGATACGTAATCAAGTGTTCGTCTTTCTTCCTAAAGTTGAAGTTTGTAGTCACCAGCTCGTGAGATAAAACAAGCGTTCACCACTCTCGTTTCTTACCCCATAGCCATATCCGTCATGCAACCTATCATAGCCACTGGCTTGGGTACCTATGTGTCCATTGAAATTTCCTcctaaaaataacttttcatCATTCAGAATGACCTCTAACAGATCATCTAGGTTATCCCAAAAATCTCGCTTCTCTTGCTCTTCCAATCCTACTTTGGGCCCATACGCACTTATGATCGTGATCACCTCTTCTCCTACTACTATTCTAATCAACATGATCATATCATTTCGCTTCTTGACTTCCACCACATATTTTTCTAGATCCTTTACAACTAAAATCCCGACTCCATTTCGCCATCCATTTGTGCCTCTTACCACAATTTATACTCCTCTATCTCATTTGGTCCCCCTCCCTTCCACCTTGTCTCCTAAATGCATGCTACATGAATATTATATTTCTTAAGTGCTTTTTCAAGCTCTATCAATTTCCCCTTAAGTGATCCAACATTGTAAATCCCTTCTCATAATTGAAACTCTTGTTTGTGGTCACAAAATGGCCCCTCCTCCTTGGACTAGACCTTAGGTTGACATGGTTTGCAAAAATCCTCTATCCTACTACTTCAAAGACCCTAAGCAAATACACTCAACCCAAAAAAGAAGAGCAACACTCCAACATTCAAAACTAACCAAAAACTAGTAAGTAGCAACACTTAAAGGCTAAACttaaaaagagcttaaaaaataaaataaaaataacattaaaaaagattaattaataataacaaaaaaaaaatgatttatttcaataccaaaaaaaatcaaaacacttTACTTATACATTTCATCGAACACTTGGTGTGCACCAAAAGCACCGTTCAACACTAACCCAATATCTTCAAAGCAATCATACTAATTAAGGGAAATAAATCCTAATCTgctaattaaataacaaatacaaacacaaacacGAACACAAATCCTAATCCGCTCAAAACAACAATGTAACTCTGTAGCAGTTATTAAGGGAAATTAATTTCTACAAAAAGCAGTATATATAAGCtataaaatcaatcaaatttGTACCCAAATCACTAAGATCAAGCCaaccgttttttttaaaaaaagagttGACAAGATTTCTGTTACCCACCTGAAAACGTCCACAAATTCTCATAACAATAGCTCTTCAAATTAAACATATAAAGCCCCACATCAAATAGTTCTATCTATTAGAAACCCCAAAAcccaaaaacctttaaaatgaaaaaaaaaaaaaaaaaaaaaaaaaaaaaaaaaaaaacacttaaggCTCAATCCAAAATCAAACGTTTATAAAGAGTGCAAATTTTAGGGTTTGCTCCTGATCAATTCAAAGCCGCATACACAGGCCAATTACCAAACCAAGCATTTTGCAAGCATGCTACTTTTAGGGTTTGCTCCTGACAATCACCAGTTCAACTATATATACACTTCATTTTCCAGATTTTCTGCATTATATATGATTCTTCTTTGTTTCGATTCAGATTGCTTAATCAATCGTTTTCTTGGCTGGTTGTTTTCAATATCCATGATTTGTtaaaataactttaatttaccataaaataacaaaaaagccCTACATTTTTGGAGAGAACCCCAATCAAATGAACATTATAAAAGAACTCACTAgctaaattaacataaaaatgCAATAGACCCAACAATTTAAGGAAAATAGAGTCAAAATTTGGCTCCAAATTAAAACAGTAATGAAATTTACAAACCTAAAGAAATTAGAGAAGAATGTCTGCCCCAGCGAGTGTCGGCAAGTTGGTGTCGCCTGAGGCAGCTGGGAGCTCCGGCGGGCGCCTAGGTGGTGACTGTTAAAGACAAGCAGACTGAAGACGGCAGTGTTGGCGGTGGACTGTGAGAAGATGTAAAGGGATCAAGGAGGAGGGAGAAAAAAATGGTGAATGGTTACAATGTTGATTTCgcataattactatttttattaataaaattttatttcaaattatatatatatatatatatatatatatatatatatatatatatatatatatatatatatatatatatatatattaaagaacAATATTACTAAGAGGTGATAGAGTCAACAACTATTATCGTCTCATCATAAAATGAGCTCATAAAATTAGTTAgttctttttatttgatcactttaagatcgGTTGATCGTAAGTAATTATTCTAAgactatataaaataattactttaatacCGTAGATGATTACTCTAAGACTTCACTTTAACattataattagttattttaagattacaagtaatcactttaaggctATTTGTAATCAGTCATTTAGATTAACCCAATAGAAATGAGCTAAGCATATAACCTTCTCACTTGAAAATTTGTCCTAGTAGATGTATTTTGATATTAAGTGAAATGTTTTGTTTGAGTTGTTTTAAATGTCTAAACAAtacatcttttatttttatgatcgttattaaaaatgcaattatatatactttattattgatttactcttacaatcatttaaaaaatgtATATTAATTTTCTGTGAAAATtacctatttaattaaaatttaagtttaaaGTGAGGTAATTAACACTAATTGTATTTAAAAAGCACAATTAAATAGTTAAATTGTATTAATTTATAGCGTATTTAAGGAGAGTTGATATGTTGTAAAAATTAGTAGTAGGAATCAAGAATCCTATCATCAAACATAATCGATTCTTCAACTTAATTTGATtgcaattaattaataaatataaaagtgtGCAAGTCAAGAATGCAGAATGACATCCATAAGTAGTAATAAAGCAAAACAACACAAGTGCATAAATAGATCATAAACAAAGAACACCATTAagctaaaattaatttaaattaaaacacgAGTAAAATGATCAACCAACAACAAATACTTATCATTGAACAACATGAAATTGTCCATCTCACGACAGAACAGTAAAAGGACAAAGAATGTAGAAAGCTCGATCATATTAGGATTACCAAAATGAAGATTCAATAGTTTTATTATTGAGATATTTGAGATATTTTGTAATTGAGATAATTATGGTATATCTTTGACTAATATCTTTTGGGTAGGATTTCATGGGATATTTACTTTGTATTATGGGATAGTGATATATTTAGTTTTCCATACTTATCTCTTAAGAAGACCACAGTATGTATTTCCCTTTACATGGCCAAATTGGTGCCCAAGCTATGCAGGAATCAGATTCA
This genomic window contains:
- the LOC130809648 gene encoding TATA box-binding protein-associated factor RNA polymerase I subunit B gives rise to the protein MAEVDASQLVCTICDHQGLYADDDGHFYCSNCNSQAEGLVDLANDDDFIGMGDGGGGGGLYSVAHKRSVHQYSSVEPQVDHVGPIEPADFGRTPKGMIFNAEQYYNALRMRYVLGVQLMLQLQCEALVEKCGVTPLICGISGSIWSRFVASAQIFHNGWADQTVLDSEKGERRQHIGNSRKNEPRNLHNERMVVIWCRSLKKAIPLSSSLAISYLACHIAREPVLPNDIAKWAIEGKLPYFGVFPKIAESIKQIERYNQHVSVICPIQASSLFSPSNLPTEKLESMAASIAQSVGLSLPPVNFYKIACRYLKQLSLPVDKLIPFVCRIHEWCMPPDLWLCTRAEKLPSRVCVMSILIVTMRILYNLNGFGKWERAVSAPIDSSSMNDQTTRFDKSNAKRGDEDVSGKHRTKSSVHKFESESIELLHNLERRYDAFSNKFEYSKDLPTYLQYCEDVLFAGLEPSYRESTLREELWSFFKTNREDIKIFEEIKAESVLKRSRDYDILNTPLNDNKKNRDEKMASSLSTRIGSHFPTYCSKMEPDTDSNHQISHTHKGPETLYDGEASAKILGEISLRHLKKDMEENRFCYIPPRTEIKRHDYMHYKRKKGDGSLDYVAHADYYILLRACAKVAEVDIRIMHVGVLNLERRLDWTEESIDNSLRRKCPDGTAEVSIDLGGDSVDLSNLNL